Proteins found in one Hypericibacter terrae genomic segment:
- a CDS encoding helix-turn-helix domain-containing protein — protein MAVVVPIAEWQRIEAALEDRADAASVQAYLDQPGEAFPDAVLAAILDGTPPIKALREHRGLTQARLARAAGTSPVYISQIERGEREAGRALVRKLAKALKVDPELLAGGGPGR, from the coding sequence GTGGCGGTGGTGGTTCCGATCGCCGAATGGCAGCGGATCGAAGCGGCACTCGAAGATCGCGCCGACGCCGCTTCCGTCCAGGCCTATCTCGATCAGCCGGGCGAGGCTTTCCCCGATGCCGTGCTGGCCGCCATCCTCGATGGCACCCCTCCCATCAAGGCGCTGCGCGAGCATCGCGGCTTGACCCAGGCGCGCCTGGCGCGGGCGGCGGGTACGAGCCCGGTTTACATCTCGCAGATCGAGCGAGGCGAACGGGAGGCGGGGCGGGCGCTCGTCCGGAAGCTGGCGAAGGCTCTGAAGGTGGATCCTGAGCTGCTCGCGGGCGGCGGCCCCGGTCGCTGA